In Aureibaculum algae, the following are encoded in one genomic region:
- a CDS encoding GH92 family glycosyl hydrolase — translation MIKLKIFFKIIISISIITMTTINVTKSQTIQFPVDYVNTSMGNISHLLVPTFPTIHLPNSMLRVYPERSDHTGDLLHGLPVVVTSHRGSSAFNLSPFQGAENDIKSVINYSYDLEKSTPYSYSVYLDNQQILVNYGLSHQAARYEITFENSKESYLILNSRNGEIIWDGKAISGYQNLANNTKVYIYLEPQRQPETVLTFRNNELIKGNNAQGNNASLVLKYRKGEQLNPINYGISFIDVKQAELNMNREVRKKNVKDLQKEGRNIWNKALGKFSVESDSRNDKTVFYTSLYRCYERPVSISEDGRYFSAFDGKVHDDKGREFYTDDWIWDSYRAHHPLRILTDPDKEEDILQSFLLMAEQMDNYWMPTFPEITGDSRRMNSNHAVASFIDAHRKGLKKFNLNSAFLASKNAITQKTLAPWSGKPAGKLDQFYKVNGYFPALKDGEKETIPEVSSFEKRQPVAVTLGTSYDEWCLSEIASVLGKTEEKNYFKQKSFNYRNLFNPKTDFFHPKDKEGLFIEPFDYRFSGGIGARNSYGENNGWTYRWDVQHNIADLITLMGGRQKFIQNLNDLFSTPMGRGKREFYTQLPDQTGNVGQFSMANEPSLHIPYLYNYVGQPWKTQKRIRKLLKDWFRNDLMGVPGDEDGGGMSSFVVFSQLGFYPVTPGLPIYNIGSPVFKKSEIHLQNGKKFTVIAKNASVENKYIQSAKLNGETWNKPWFTHNVIINGGTLEFQMGDKANKTWGSATVHSPSSFTL, via the coding sequence ATGATTAAATTAAAAATATTTTTTAAAATAATAATAAGTATTAGCATAATTACGATGACTACAATCAACGTAACTAAATCTCAAACAATCCAATTTCCGGTAGATTATGTAAACACTTCTATGGGGAATATTAGTCATTTGTTAGTTCCAACATTTCCAACCATACATTTACCCAACAGTATGTTACGTGTTTATCCAGAAAGAAGTGATCACACTGGTGATTTACTACACGGATTACCTGTTGTAGTTACTAGTCATCGTGGAAGTTCTGCTTTTAACTTAAGTCCATTTCAAGGTGCAGAAAATGACATAAAATCAGTTATAAACTATAGTTATGATTTAGAAAAATCTACTCCCTACTCCTATTCTGTTTATTTAGACAATCAACAAATTTTGGTAAATTATGGACTTTCTCATCAAGCAGCTCGTTATGAAATAACGTTTGAAAATAGTAAAGAATCCTATCTTATTCTCAATTCACGTAATGGAGAAATAATTTGGGATGGAAAAGCTATTTCTGGGTATCAAAATCTAGCAAACAACACCAAAGTTTATATTTATTTAGAACCTCAACGACAGCCAGAAACTGTTTTAACATTTAGAAATAATGAATTAATTAAAGGGAATAATGCGCAAGGAAATAATGCCTCTTTAGTTTTAAAATATAGGAAAGGAGAACAATTAAATCCTATTAATTATGGTATTTCATTTATTGATGTAAAACAAGCCGAGCTTAATATGAATCGTGAAGTTCGAAAAAAAAATGTTAAAGATTTACAAAAAGAAGGAAGAAACATTTGGAATAAAGCTCTTGGAAAATTTTCTGTAGAAAGTGATAGTAGAAATGATAAAACAGTATTTTACACATCATTATATCGTTGTTATGAAAGACCTGTTTCCATATCAGAAGATGGCAGATATTTTAGTGCTTTTGATGGAAAAGTTCATGATGATAAGGGGCGTGAATTTTATACTGATGATTGGATTTGGGACTCGTATCGTGCTCACCATCCATTACGTATTTTAACTGATCCTGATAAAGAAGAAGACATTTTGCAGTCCTTTCTGTTAATGGCAGAGCAAATGGATAATTACTGGATGCCTACTTTCCCTGAAATCACAGGAGATAGTCGTAGGATGAACTCAAATCATGCTGTGGCATCTTTTATAGATGCCCATAGAAAAGGACTAAAAAAATTCAATTTAAACAGCGCCTTTTTAGCCTCAAAAAATGCAATTACGCAAAAAACACTTGCGCCTTGGTCTGGAAAGCCAGCCGGGAAGTTAGATCAATTTTATAAAGTTAATGGTTACTTTCCAGCACTAAAAGATGGAGAAAAAGAAACAATTCCTGAAGTATCTTCTTTTGAGAAACGTCAACCAGTTGCTGTAACATTAGGCACTTCATATGATGAATGGTGTTTATCAGAAATAGCTTCAGTGTTAGGAAAAACAGAAGAGAAAAATTATTTCAAACAAAAATCATTTAATTACCGCAATCTATTCAATCCTAAAACTGATTTCTTTCATCCAAAAGACAAAGAAGGGCTATTTATTGAACCTTTCGATTATCGTTTTTCTGGTGGTATTGGCGCACGTAATTCTTACGGAGAAAACAACGGATGGACTTATCGTTGGGATGTGCAACACAATATTGCCGATTTAATTACACTTATGGGTGGAAGACAAAAATTTATTCAAAATCTTAACGATTTATTCTCCACTCCCATGGGGAGAGGCAAACGTGAGTTTTACACACAGCTTCCAGATCAAACTGGTAATGTTGGACAATTTAGTATGGCCAACGAACCTTCATTACACATTCCTTATTTATACAATTATGTAGGACAACCATGGAAAACACAAAAACGAATTCGAAAATTATTAAAAGACTGGTTTAGAAATGATTTAATGGGTGTACCAGGTGATGAAGATGGTGGCGGAATGTCTTCTTTTGTAGTATTCTCGCAATTAGGATTTTATCCTGTTACTCCCGGATTACCAATATATAATATCGGAAGCCCTGTTTTTAAAAAATCAGAAATTCATTTACAAAACGGCAAGAAATTTACTGTTATCGCCAAAAATGCATCTGTTGAAAACAAGTACATTCAATCAGCAAAACTAAACGGAGAAACGTGGAACAAACCATGGTTTACACACAATGTTATAATAAACGGAGGGACATTAGAATTTCAGATGGGAGATAAAGCTAATAAAACTTGGGGAAGTGCGACTGTTCATTCACCATCTTCTTTTACCTTATAA